A region of Ursus arctos isolate Adak ecotype North America unplaced genomic scaffold, UrsArc2.0 scaffold_31, whole genome shotgun sequence DNA encodes the following proteins:
- the PSMB8 gene encoding proteasome subunit beta type-8 isoform X1 has translation MALLEVCGAPRGLRKDCAVPGLGSHLRSDPGHYSFSLRSPELAFPRGMQPTEFFQSLGGNGERNIRIEMNHGTTTLAFKFQQGVIVAVDSRATAGSYISTSRVNKVIEINPYLLGTMSGCAADCQYWERLLAKECRLYYLRNGERISVSAASKLLSNMVFQYRGMDLSMGSMICGWDKKGPGLYYVDADGTRLSGNMFSTGSGKTYAYGVMDSGYRPDLSPEEAYELGRRAIVYATHRDSYSGGVVNSKRPMLPHPWVGREGGFEIGRVRGDRVVGRRSFLFFLPFKDLFIYLREREQASMRVMWRGQRERNFRQTLC, from the exons ATGGCGCTGCTGGAGGTGTGCGGAGCCCCCCGAGGGCTGCGGAAGGATTGCGCTGTCCCGGGCCTGGGAAGCCACCTTCGCTCGGACCCTGGACACTACAGCTTCTCTCTGCGGTCTCCGGAGCTCGCCTTCCCCCGGGGAATGCAG CCCACTGAATTCTTCCAATCCCTTGGTGGGAATGGAGAAAGGAACATTCGGATTGAGATGAACCATGGCACTACCACTCTGGCCTTCAAGTTCCAGCAAGGAGTGATTGTGGCAGTGGATTCTCGGGCTACCGCTGGGAGTTATatta GCACCTCAAGGGTTAACAAGGTGATTGAGATTAACCCTTACCTGCTTGGCACCATGTCTGGCTGTGCGGCTGACTGTCAGTACTGGGAACGTCTGCTGGCCAAGGAGTGCAG GCTGTACTATCTGCGGAACGGGGAGCGTATCTCAGTGTCAGCAGCCTCCAAACTGCTCTCCAACATGGTGTTCCAGTACCGGGGCATGGACCTTTCCATGGGCAGTATGATCTGTGGCTGGGATAAGAAG GGTCCTGGCCTCTACTATGTGGATGCAGATGGGACTCGGCTCTCAGGAAATATGTTCTCCACTGGCAGTGGGAAAACCTATGCCTACGGGGTCATGGATAGTGGCTATCGGCCTGATCTTAGCCCTGAAGAGGCTTATGAACTGGGCCGCAGGGCTATTGTTTATGCCACTCACCGAGACAGCTATTCTGGAGGTGTTGTCAACAGTAAGAGACCAATGCTACCACACccgtgggtggggagggaagggggatttGAGATTGGGAGAGTTAGAGGGGACAGAGTGGTAGGGAGgaggtcttttcttttctttcttccttttaaagatttatttatttatttgagagagagggagcaagcgaGCATGCGTGTGatgtggagggggcagagggagagaaacttcagGCAGACCCTATGCTGA
- the PSMB8 gene encoding proteasome subunit beta type-8 isoform X2 — MALLEVCGAPRGLRKDCAVPGLGSHLRSDPGHYSFSLRSPELAFPRGMQPTEFFQSLGGNGERNIRIEMNHGTTTLAFKFQQGVIVAVDSRATAGSYISTSRVNKVIEINPYLLGTMSGCAADCQYWERLLAKECRLYYLRNGERISVSAASKLLSNMVFQYRGMDLSMGSMICGWDKKGPGLYYVDADGTRLSGNMFSTGSGKTYAYGVMDSGYRPDLSPEEAYELGRRAIVYATHRDSYSGGVVNMYHMMEDGWVKVESTDVSDLLHQYRETSQ; from the exons ATGGCGCTGCTGGAGGTGTGCGGAGCCCCCCGAGGGCTGCGGAAGGATTGCGCTGTCCCGGGCCTGGGAAGCCACCTTCGCTCGGACCCTGGACACTACAGCTTCTCTCTGCGGTCTCCGGAGCTCGCCTTCCCCCGGGGAATGCAG CCCACTGAATTCTTCCAATCCCTTGGTGGGAATGGAGAAAGGAACATTCGGATTGAGATGAACCATGGCACTACCACTCTGGCCTTCAAGTTCCAGCAAGGAGTGATTGTGGCAGTGGATTCTCGGGCTACCGCTGGGAGTTATatta GCACCTCAAGGGTTAACAAGGTGATTGAGATTAACCCTTACCTGCTTGGCACCATGTCTGGCTGTGCGGCTGACTGTCAGTACTGGGAACGTCTGCTGGCCAAGGAGTGCAG GCTGTACTATCTGCGGAACGGGGAGCGTATCTCAGTGTCAGCAGCCTCCAAACTGCTCTCCAACATGGTGTTCCAGTACCGGGGCATGGACCTTTCCATGGGCAGTATGATCTGTGGCTGGGATAAGAAG GGTCCTGGCCTCTACTATGTGGATGCAGATGGGACTCGGCTCTCAGGAAATATGTTCTCCACTGGCAGTGGGAAAACCTATGCCTACGGGGTCATGGATAGTGGCTATCGGCCTGATCTTAGCCCTGAAGAGGCTTATGAACTGGGCCGCAGGGCTATTGTTTATGCCACTCACCGAGACAGCTATTCTGGAGGTGTTGTCAACA TGTACCACATGATGGAAGATGGTTGGGTGAAAGTGGAAAGTACAGACGTCAGTGACCTGCTGCACCAGTATCGGGAGACCAGCCAGTAA